The Sulfolobus islandicus Y.N.15.51 sequence GTATTCCAATTGCGATTAGTACCATATATGATGAGTGAATGAAAAGACCCAAGTCCATGTAGAAGTTTAATAGAATGAGTATGTCTGTTAGGAATGAAATATATTGTAAAAGTGGCGTTACTAAGGAGTAGAACTGGCTAGGTACCTTAAAGTAATAGAATATTAGTACTATAATACCGTATAAGAATTTCCCCATATTGATGGCTACACTTGTTTGGATTTGAAGAAGACCTATGTCTAAGTAAAAGATACTCCAATTTACTCCTAATATTTTTTGCAATTGGGATAGTATGGAAAGGAGGAGGCCAAAGATGTTAGCTAATACTGCTACGTAAATCGAGTTAACGATCATTTTATGACCCATCTCTTTTAATCCTCTCACTGGAATTGGTGAGCCGTAAAGTAGTGTACCTATGGTGTAAGAGAGGGAGTCTATTACAATTGCTAAATACAGTATTTCAAATGATGAGTACACGAGAGTTTTTAAGAGATTATATTATCTGAGGGAAGACCGATATTATTTTTTAGTTAAACGTTAAATGTTAAACGAGATGAGCTCACTCTCAAGCAGGGAAATTAAGTTAATATTCCTAAATTTCATGAGTTATACATTTCTGGTATATAATTATTCAATATTGTTAGTATTTAACTCACCATATATCTCTCAAACGTTATTTAAAGGTTCATACGTACCCTCACTATTAGGTGTTTATGGCTTACTATTGGTTGACGTAATAATGAGAGTCCCTGGAGCTTACGTATTGGGACCAATAAGCGATAGGTATGGTAGGAAAGTGGTTACCAGAATGTCCAGTTTAGGTTCAGCTTTGCCTTTAGTTGTAGTAGCGCTAATTCCGGATCCCTCACCCTCTTTGTTAGTGCTATTATATATGATACAAGGTTTCTTTACGGGAGGATTATCCACTGGAATTACTGTAGTAGGTGTTGAGGATTTGCCAGAAAGACATAGAGGTTGGTTTGGAGGATCTGGATTCGCTGTTGGCGGTTCAGCGTACCTACTAGCATCAATAGTGTTTTTCATGATAATTACCGTAATAGGTAGTTCTAACTATACTGAAATAGGATGGAGAATAATGTTCTTGACCTCTCTTCTTATATTACCCTTTGGACTCTTAATGCCTGAGTCCTTAAGGTTTAGGAGAAATAAGGAGAGAGTTAAATCACCTGCTAAGGTGTTAATCTCGTCATACAAGAGGCAATTTATATTGGCATCAACATTAACGGCCTTTTGGGCTTCAATGAATGCATTAGTTAACGTCATGTTACCTAACTTTCTTTATGCCGTCGATCACTTGTCAAAGGTTGAAATAGGATATATGTCCTTGATATATAGTGTAATAGCTATCATTTCAGCATTTATAGGAGGTGAATTGAGCGAAAGAATTGGCAGAAAGAAGATATCAATGATAGGTGGGATTTTGGGAATTTTGCTTTCACCAGTTTTCATATTAATGTCCATATCTTCAAGATCGTTAATTCCCATTTTTGTTTCAATCTTGGCTTTCGTATCTGTATTTGGAGGTGGTGGAATAATGAGCTACGTAAATGAGAACTTCCCAACTAAAATCAGAAGCACTGGGGTATCTTTAAGCTGGAATATAGGATTCCTAGTTGGAAATTTCATCCCGTTACTTCTCACAGCCATCCTTTATTTTACCTCAATAACGTTATTCCCACTTGTGGAAATGATAACTGTGCTTATTCTTGGTGCATTAATAAGCTCGGTAAGTACTATCTCGCATGAGACAAAGGGCAATATAGAGAAGGAGTAGTTTCATCAATTCTCCTTCAATTATACCTCAATTCTTAAATGATATTTAACTGTATACAATTCCCAATTTTTTTTATTTAGAAAACTTAATGCTCCAAGATCACGTTAAAATAGAAAACTAGGATAGGTTAAAGGATAAGTCAGTTCACATAGCTAGAATAAATCTATTCAGTTTCTTAACCTTACCTTCTAAAGAACTGATAGCAAAGGATTTAATGAGTGACGCTATGGGACCGCTTATTACGGTGTGCTTTAGCAAACCAATATAGTCTTCACCAATCTTAAATACTATAGCCTTCTGTACTGGTTTAAACTCGACTTTCTCATCTTTTATTGCATTATTCATAGCAACCTCACCAGCCTGTAAGGAAACTTGTGCTGATTGTGGTATGAACCCATCCTTAAAGTTAGCGCAATCACCAGCGCCATAAACGAAATCATAATCTACTGATCTGAGGAATCTGTAAACTAACATCCTATTGTTCCTATTTGATAATCCGATTTCATTTATTATTTTGGGGCCGGAAAAACCCGCAGAGAATATTATATAATCACTCCTTATTCTTCCTTGCGTGGTAATTACCTCATTTTCCTTTACTTCCTCTACCTTAGCCCTTAAAATTACGTTAACGCCTTGCTTTTCCAAAACCTTTTGAACCTCATTAGAGAAATCTGGTATCAGATAGGGTACTAATCTATTTTCTGCCTCAACCAAATTTACAGTATAGCCCCTCTTCCTTAACGCTCCAGCTAACTCAACGCCAAGTGCTCCTCCTCCAAGAATCGTAACTATCGAACCTTCTCTAAATGACTTGATCTTTTCTACATTTTCCAAGGTAAATCCTATACCGTACTTTTCAGCTCCCTTTATCTTACTTAAATCTTGCTCATAACCCAACGCAATTATTAGCTTATCGAACCTAATTTCACCATCACTCGTTATTACTTTCTTCTCCTTAAAGTCAATCTTTAAAACCTTAGCCTTAACGTCAACTTTCCTAGGAATTAAAGCGTGAGATAAAGGGAGGCTTTTCTCTATAACCTCTACTAACCTTGGAGTAACCACCATGAAATCCTTTTCGTCAACAAGTATTGCATTAGGATATACCAACTTAGCTGCAATTCCAGCAAATCCTCCTCCTAATATTACTACTCTTTCAGTTTGCATATGTTTATACTTTACACATCGCTATTTAAATATTACAGCTAATCTCTTAACTAATGAGCCGTTCTTTAGTATGTTTTGTTTCAATACATGATGGTACCTATATTTCTAACAACTTTTTAAGAACATAAGTGTTTATCATATAGTGTGAAAAGAGAGGATTTTTTATTAGTATTAGCTTCTTCCGTAGAGGGAATAACTTGGGGAGCAGATACTGTAATAATGGCGTTATATCTGAAATCACTAGGTCTAAATCCTTTAACAATAGGAGCAATATTGGGTAGCGATATAATAGTTAATACATTATTATCTTTACTCTGGTCAGTATTGGGAGACGCTTATGGGAGAAAGAAGTTCGTATACATATCTAGAGGTATTGGAGGACTCTCCTTTCTCCTACTCCTAATAGCCCCCTATGCATATCTTTTTGCAAACCAAGGCTTTGGTCTAATAGCTTCAATACTAGCTGAGAAAAGTGGAGATTTAGATAAGGCAATGGCTTATAGGTCATCCTTGAACATTTTATTTTCAGTTATTGGTTCCTTACTGCCAACAGCACTAAACTTTAAAGGTATTATAATAGTTGACGGTATCGTAACATTCCTATCCTTATTACTAGTAATTCCAGTTAGGGAAAATTATAAGGGAACAAGTAGAGTGACACTTAAGATCTCTTCCTTTAAGATTTTAGGAAAGCTTTCAACTGAGGCGATTATAGGATTAGGTGCTGGTGTTCTATTACCAATGTTATCTCTATGGTTCAACTTAAGGTTTCACGCTACAGCTTCCTCACTTTCTCCAATATACGCCATATCCGAGATAACTTTAGCGCTAAGTACCTTATTCTCACCAATTTTAGCCTCAACGCTAGGGCGAATTAGGGCAATACTGACTTTCTCACCGCCCTGGAACGGTAGACCCAAAATCACCTCCTTAAAAATAAATCTATAGTGTAAATAAGTGTTTCAATTACATTAAATGTAAAATTCTCTGGATTGAATAAATCAGGAAATAAAAGAATTAATAATAATCTAAACTCCTCTCTCCCCACCTCCCCCTTGAATATGATATATAAGGAGTAGAGTACAAGGGCCAGCACGAAGATCAACGTGCGAAAAACAAACTTAGTAGAACCAGTAAATGGAAGAAAAGCCTTAATGTTCCTATAAGAGGTCTCTATGGGACCTCTTACCTTATTGTACAAATCCAACACTTCCCTCTTGGATAGGTCTAGGTTAGTAGCCCTAGCAAAATAAACAACACTCTTTCTCCTCACTTTTTCCTTGCTGTACACGAGAAGCCTGAACTCGACCTGCTCATCCCTCCTATGCCTCTTACTATTAGTCTT is a genomic window containing:
- the cedA gene encoding DNA import protein CedA codes for the protein MYSSFEILYLAIVIDSLSYTIGTLLYGSPIPVRGLKEMGHKMIVNSIYVAVLANIFGLLLSILSQLQKILGVNWSIFYLDIGLLQIQTSVAINMGKFLYGIIVLIFYYFKVPSQFYSLVTPLLQYISFLTDILILLNFYMDLGLFIHSSYMVLIAIGILLMALPFQMGKGIGAMLIAFTIVFYVGLPLLPILISNSSPLQNQNFVLQDIALQTEEFYAQIPALFYSFILIPLTYMGVLVGFSFILQSFIGGYIGKLPIPVEI
- a CDS encoding MFS transporter, whose protein sequence is MLNEMSSLSSREIKLIFLNFMSYTFLVYNYSILLVFNSPYISQTLFKGSYVPSLLGVYGLLLVDVIMRVPGAYVLGPISDRYGRKVVTRMSSLGSALPLVVVALIPDPSPSLLVLLYMIQGFFTGGLSTGITVVGVEDLPERHRGWFGGSGFAVGGSAYLLASIVFFMIITVIGSSNYTEIGWRIMFLTSLLILPFGLLMPESLRFRRNKERVKSPAKVLISSYKRQFILASTLTAFWASMNALVNVMLPNFLYAVDHLSKVEIGYMSLIYSVIAIISAFIGGELSERIGRKKISMIGGILGILLSPVFILMSISSRSLIPIFVSILAFVSVFGGGGIMSYVNENFPTKIRSTGVSLSWNIGFLVGNFIPLLLTAILYFTSITLFPLVEMITVLILGALISSVSTISHETKGNIEKE
- a CDS encoding NAD(P)/FAD-dependent oxidoreductase; this encodes MQTERVVILGGGFAGIAAKLVYPNAILVDEKDFMVVTPRLVEVIEKSLPLSHALIPRKVDVKAKVLKIDFKEKKVITSDGEIRFDKLIIALGYEQDLSKIKGAEKYGIGFTLENVEKIKSFREGSIVTILGGGALGVELAGALRKRGYTVNLVEAENRLVPYLIPDFSNEVQKVLEKQGVNVILRAKVEEVKENEVITTQGRIRSDYIIFSAGFSGPKIINEIGLSNRNNRMLVYRFLRSVDYDFVYGAGDCANFKDGFIPQSAQVSLQAGEVAMNNAIKDEKVEFKPVQKAIVFKIGEDYIGLLKHTVISGPIASLIKSFAISSLEGKVKKLNRFILAM
- a CDS encoding MFS transporter, with the protein product MKREDFLLVLASSVEGITWGADTVIMALYLKSLGLNPLTIGAILGSDIIVNTLLSLLWSVLGDAYGRKKFVYISRGIGGLSFLLLLIAPYAYLFANQGFGLIASILAEKSGDLDKAMAYRSSLNILFSVIGSLLPTALNFKGIIIVDGIVTFLSLLLVIPVRENYKGTSRVTLKISSFKILGKLSTEAIIGLGAGVLLPMLSLWFNLRFHATASSLSPIYAISEITLALSTLFSPILASTLGRIRAILTFSPPWNGRPKITSLKINL